A section of the Streptomyces sp. V3I8 genome encodes:
- a CDS encoding ABC transporter ATP-binding protein, with translation MSTLTIDHVSRWFGNVVAVNDITMTIGPGVTGLLGPNGAGKSTLINMMGGFLAPSTGSVTLDSRPTWRNEEIYRQIGIVPEREAMYDFLTGREFVVANAELHGLGDKAAHRALATVEMEYAQDRKISTYSKGMRQRVKMASALVHDPSLLLLDEPFNGMDPRQRMQLMDLLRRMGDEGRTVLFSSHILEEVEQLASHIEVIVAGRHAASGDFRRIRRLMIDRPHRYLVRSSDDRVLAAALIADPSTSGIEVDLQEGALRIQAVDFPRFTALLPRVARDHGIRLLTVSPSDESLESVFSYLVAA, from the coding sequence ATGAGCACACTCACCATCGACCACGTCTCGCGCTGGTTCGGCAACGTGGTGGCCGTCAACGACATCACCATGACCATCGGCCCCGGTGTCACCGGCCTGCTCGGCCCGAACGGCGCCGGGAAGTCCACCCTCATCAACATGATGGGCGGCTTCCTGGCCCCCTCCACCGGCTCCGTCACCCTCGACTCCAGGCCGACCTGGCGCAACGAGGAGATCTACCGGCAGATCGGCATCGTCCCCGAGCGCGAGGCGATGTACGACTTCCTCACGGGCCGCGAGTTCGTCGTCGCCAACGCCGAACTGCACGGGCTCGGCGACAAGGCCGCCCATCGCGCGCTCGCCACCGTGGAGATGGAGTACGCGCAGGACCGCAAGATCTCGACGTACTCCAAGGGCATGCGCCAGCGCGTGAAGATGGCCTCCGCGCTCGTCCACGACCCGTCGCTGCTCCTGCTCGACGAGCCCTTCAACGGCATGGACCCGCGCCAGCGCATGCAGCTGATGGACCTGCTGCGGCGCATGGGCGACGAGGGCCGCACGGTCCTCTTCTCGTCGCACATCCTCGAGGAGGTCGAGCAGCTCGCCTCGCACATCGAGGTGATCGTCGCCGGACGGCACGCGGCGAGCGGCGACTTCCGCCGCATCCGCCGCCTGATGATCGACCGCCCGCACCGCTACCTGGTCCGCTCCAGCGACGACCGCGTGCTCGCGGCCGCGCTCATCGCCGACCCGTCGACGTCCGGCATCGAAGTGGACCTCCAGGAGGGCGCGCTGCGCATCCAGGCCGTCGACTTCCCCCGTTTCACGGCGCTGCTGCCGCGGGTGGCACGCGACCACGGCATCCGGCTGCTCACGGTCTCACCGTCGGACGAGTCCCTCGAGTCCGTCTTCTCGTATCTCGTCGCGGCGTAG
- a CDS encoding SDR family oxidoreductase produces the protein MTSEVTLQGARERRVRTGGVELCVAELGDPARPTVVLVHGYPDSKEVWSEVAGRLAERFHVVLYDVRGHGGSTAPRPLRGGFTLEKLTDDFLAVVDAVSPDRPVHLVGHDWGSVQAWEFTTVGRTKGRIASFTSMSGPSLDHFGHWIKKRMTRPTPRRVGQLLGQGAKSWYVYLLHTPVLPELAWRGPLGRQWPKILRRLEKVPAGDYPTPSLPTDAAHGAWLYRDNVRPRLRAPRTDAYAHAPVQLITPLGDAFLSEKLYDELESWAPRLVRRTLPAKHWVPRTRPDQLAAWITDFVTATEDGRPAPRARGPHAERFGGQLVLVTGAGSGIGRATALAFAGAGARVVAVDRDADSAARTAELSRSAGAPQAWAETVDVSDEQAMEQLAAKVAAEYGVVDVLVNNAGIGLSGSFLDTGVDDWRKVLDVNLWGVIHGCRLFGKQMAERGQGGHIVNTASAAAYLPSKALPAYSTSKAAVLMLSECLRAELAGRGIGVSAICPGFVNTGITSTARFTGVDADEEERRRKRSARLYGLRNYPPEKVAAAVLRAVVRNQAVVPVTAEARGGRLMSRLAPGALRAIARMEPPL, from the coding sequence ATGACTTCGGAAGTGACCCTTCAGGGAGCGCGCGAGCGCCGGGTGCGTACGGGCGGGGTCGAGCTGTGTGTCGCCGAGCTGGGCGATCCCGCGCGGCCCACGGTGGTGCTCGTGCACGGCTATCCGGACTCCAAGGAGGTGTGGTCCGAGGTCGCCGGACGCCTGGCGGAACGCTTCCACGTCGTGCTGTACGACGTGCGCGGCCACGGCGGGTCCACCGCACCCCGCCCCCTGCGCGGCGGGTTCACCCTGGAGAAGCTGACGGACGACTTCCTGGCGGTCGTGGACGCGGTCAGCCCGGACCGGCCGGTGCACCTGGTGGGTCACGACTGGGGTTCGGTGCAGGCCTGGGAGTTCACCACGGTCGGCCGCACGAAGGGGCGGATCGCCTCCTTCACGTCGATGTCCGGTCCTTCCCTCGACCACTTCGGGCACTGGATCAAGAAGCGCATGACCCGTCCCACGCCCCGCCGGGTCGGCCAACTGCTCGGCCAGGGAGCCAAGTCCTGGTACGTGTACCTCCTGCACACCCCCGTCCTGCCCGAACTCGCCTGGCGCGGCCCCCTCGGGAGGCAGTGGCCGAAGATCCTGCGCCGGCTCGAGAAGGTCCCCGCGGGCGACTATCCGACCCCGTCGCTGCCCACGGACGCGGCCCACGGCGCCTGGCTGTACCGCGACAACGTCCGCCCCCGTCTGCGCGCGCCCCGCACCGACGCGTACGCGCACGCGCCCGTGCAGCTCATCACGCCGCTGGGGGACGCGTTCCTGTCGGAGAAGCTCTACGACGAACTGGAGTCGTGGGCACCGCGGCTGGTGCGCCGCACCCTCCCGGCCAAGCACTGGGTGCCGCGCACCCGGCCCGACCAGCTGGCCGCCTGGATCACCGACTTCGTGACCGCCACCGAGGACGGCCGGCCCGCGCCGCGGGCGCGCGGCCCGCACGCCGAACGCTTCGGCGGACAGCTCGTGCTGGTCACCGGCGCGGGCAGCGGCATCGGACGGGCCACCGCCCTCGCCTTCGCCGGGGCGGGCGCGCGCGTGGTGGCCGTCGACCGGGACGCGGACAGCGCGGCGCGCACCGCCGAACTGTCCCGGTCGGCCGGCGCCCCGCAGGCGTGGGCCGAGACGGTCGACGTCTCGGACGAGCAGGCCATGGAACAGCTCGCCGCGAAGGTCGCCGCCGAGTACGGGGTGGTCGACGTCCTGGTGAACAACGCCGGGATCGGCCTGTCCGGCTCCTTCCTGGACACCGGCGTGGACGACTGGCGCAAGGTCCTCGACGTCAACCTGTGGGGTGTGATCCACGGCTGCCGGCTCTTCGGGAAGCAGATGGCCGAGCGCGGACAGGGCGGCCACATCGTCAACACCGCGTCGGCGGCCGCGTACCTGCCGTCGAAGGCGCTGCCCGCCTACAGCACCTCCAAGGCGGCGGTCCTGATGCTCAGTGAGTGTCTGCGCGCCGAACTGGCGGGCCGGGGCATCGGGGTCTCGGCGATCTGCCCCGGTTTCGTCAACACCGGCATCACCTCCACCGCCCGCTTCACCGGAGTCGACGCGGACGAGGAGGAACGGCGCCGGAAGAGGTCCGCACGGCTGTACGGGCTGCGCAACTACCCGCCGGAGAAGGTCGCCGCGGCCGTTCTGCGGGCCGTCGTCCGCAACCAGGCCGTGGTGCCCGTGACGGCGGAGGCGCGCGGCGGCCGCCTCATGTCCCGCCTCGCTCCCGGGGCGCTGCGCGCGATCGCGCGGATGGAGCCCCCGCTGTGA
- a CDS encoding ABC transporter permease: MYDPTVARLTYRGLLGRRRALILGALPVLLIVISVAVRGFTGADDQVAADVLGGFALATMVPIIGVIAGTGAIGPEIDDGSVVYLLAKPLKRPTIIFTKLIVAVAVTMAFSAVPTFLAGMILNGNGQQIAVAYTVAALVASIAYAALFLLLGTITRHAVVFGLVYALVWEALFGTLVSGARTLSVQQWALAVGHKVSGDLVTSDVSLATGTVLLVVVTVAATWFAGQKLRTLTLAGEE; the protein is encoded by the coding sequence ATGTACGACCCCACAGTCGCCCGGCTCACCTACCGCGGCCTCCTCGGCCGCCGCCGGGCCCTCATCCTGGGCGCCCTGCCCGTCCTGCTGATCGTCATCTCCGTGGCCGTACGCGGTTTCACGGGCGCCGACGACCAGGTGGCCGCGGACGTCCTCGGCGGATTCGCGCTCGCCACGATGGTGCCGATCATCGGTGTCATCGCCGGCACCGGCGCGATCGGTCCCGAGATCGACGACGGCTCGGTCGTCTACCTGCTCGCCAAGCCGCTCAAGCGCCCCACGATCATCTTCACCAAGCTGATCGTCGCCGTCGCCGTCACCATGGCGTTCTCGGCGGTCCCGACGTTCCTCGCCGGGATGATCCTGAACGGCAACGGCCAGCAGATCGCCGTCGCCTACACCGTGGCGGCGCTGGTCGCCTCCATCGCGTACGCCGCGCTCTTCCTGCTGCTCGGCACGATCACGCGGCACGCGGTGGTCTTCGGGCTCGTCTACGCGCTCGTGTGGGAGGCGCTCTTCGGGACGCTGGTCTCGGGGGCGAGGACGCTCAGTGTCCAGCAGTGGGCGCTCGCCGTGGGCCACAAGGTCTCCGGGGACCTCGTCACCTCGGACGTGAGCCTCGCCACCGGCACGGTGCTGCTGGTCGTGGTGACCGTCGCCGCCACCTGGTTCGCGGGTCAGAAACTGCGGACGCTGACGCTGGCCGGCGAGGAGTAG
- a CDS encoding ABC transporter permease, whose product MAVEQPQAQTASAQAQVPARAGEQTRIHNIGYRNYDGQRLGRAYARRSLYSQSLRGAYGLGRSVKSKVLPMLLFVVMCVPALIMVAVAVATKAKDLPVDYTRYAIIMQAVIGLYVASQGPQSVSRDLRFKTVPLYFSRPIETGDYVRAKYAALASALFMLTAAPLLVLYVGALLAKLDFTDQTKGFAQGLVSVALLSLLFAGIGLVISAVTPRRGFGIAAVIAVLTISYGAVSTVQAIAYEQSSTDAIAWLGLFSPITLIDGVQTAFLGATSAFPGAEGPSGGQGVVYLLVVLGLVAGCYGLLIRRYRKAGL is encoded by the coding sequence ATGGCGGTTGAGCAGCCCCAGGCACAGACGGCCTCGGCCCAGGCCCAGGTCCCGGCTCGCGCGGGCGAGCAGACCCGGATCCACAACATCGGCTACCGCAACTACGACGGCCAGCGCCTGGGACGCGCGTACGCCCGCCGCTCGCTCTACTCGCAGTCCCTGCGCGGCGCGTACGGCCTCGGCCGCTCGGTGAAGTCGAAGGTGCTGCCGATGCTGCTCTTCGTGGTGATGTGCGTTCCCGCGCTGATCATGGTCGCGGTCGCCGTCGCCACCAAGGCGAAGGACCTGCCCGTCGACTACACGCGCTACGCGATCATCATGCAGGCCGTCATCGGCCTGTACGTCGCCTCCCAGGGACCGCAGTCCGTCTCCCGCGACCTGCGCTTCAAGACCGTTCCCCTGTACTTCTCGCGCCCCATCGAGACCGGCGACTACGTACGTGCCAAGTACGCCGCCCTGGCCTCGGCGCTGTTCATGCTCACCGCCGCGCCGCTCCTCGTGCTGTACGTGGGCGCGCTGCTGGCCAAACTCGACTTCACCGACCAGACCAAGGGCTTCGCGCAAGGGCTCGTCTCCGTGGCACTCCTCTCGCTGCTCTTCGCCGGCATCGGCCTGGTCATCTCGGCGGTCACCCCGCGCCGCGGCTTCGGCATCGCCGCCGTCATCGCCGTGCTGACCATCTCCTACGGGGCGGTGTCCACCGTCCAGGCCATCGCCTACGAGCAGTCCAGCACCGACGCGATCGCCTGGCTCGGGCTCTTCTCGCCCATCACGCTCATCGACGGGGTCCAGACCGCGTTCCTGGGCGCCACGTCCGCCTTTCCCGGCGCCGAAGGCCCCTCCGGAGGGCAGGGCGTCGTCTATCTGCTCGTCGTCCTGGGGCTCGTCGCGGGCTGCTACGGACTCCTGATCCGCCGCTACCGGAAGGCCGGACTGTGA
- a CDS encoding ABC transporter ATP-binding protein, protein MIATESLSKRFPRVTALDRLSVDVGPGVTGLVGANGAGKSTLIKILLGLSPATEGRAAVLGLDVATRGGDIRERVGYMPEHDCLPPDVSATEFVVHMARMSGLPPTAARERTADTLRHVGLYEERYRPIGGYSTGMKQRVKLAQALVHDPQLVFLDEPTNGLDPVGRDEMLGLIRRIHTDFGISVLVTSHLLGELERTCDHVVVIDGGKLLRSSSTTDFTQRTAILAVEVTDTDEHPDGTGALRDVLHARGIDTHDGSGLPGAGHILLLTAQGEETYDLVRDVVADLGLGLVRMEQRRHHIAEVFTDSDEQAAREAQAQRAPENGDEQRKEAVGHGG, encoded by the coding sequence GTGATCGCGACCGAAAGCCTGAGCAAGCGGTTCCCGAGGGTGACCGCTCTTGACCGGCTCTCCGTGGACGTCGGACCCGGTGTGACCGGACTCGTCGGAGCCAACGGAGCCGGCAAGTCCACACTGATCAAGATCCTGCTGGGTCTGTCCCCCGCCACCGAGGGCCGCGCCGCCGTGCTCGGACTCGACGTCGCCACCAGGGGCGGCGACATCCGTGAGCGCGTCGGATACATGCCCGAGCACGACTGCCTGCCGCCCGACGTCTCGGCCACCGAGTTCGTCGTCCACATGGCGCGCATGTCCGGCCTGCCCCCGACGGCGGCCCGTGAACGCACCGCGGACACGCTGCGCCACGTCGGCCTCTACGAGGAGCGGTACCGCCCCATCGGCGGTTACTCCACGGGCATGAAGCAGCGCGTCAAGCTGGCCCAGGCGCTGGTCCACGACCCGCAACTGGTCTTCCTCGACGAGCCGACGAACGGCCTCGACCCGGTCGGCCGCGACGAGATGCTCGGCCTGATCCGGCGCATCCACACCGACTTCGGCATCTCCGTCCTGGTCACCTCGCACCTGCTGGGCGAGCTGGAGCGCACCTGCGACCATGTCGTCGTCATCGACGGCGGCAAGCTCCTGAGGTCCAGCTCCACCACGGACTTCACCCAGCGCACCGCGATCCTCGCGGTCGAGGTCACCGACACGGACGAGCACCCGGACGGCACCGGCGCCCTGCGCGACGTGCTGCACGCGCGCGGGATCGACACCCACGACGGCAGCGGACTCCCGGGCGCGGGCCACATCCTGCTGCTCACCGCACAGGGCGAGGAGACGTACGACCTCGTACGGGACGTCGTCGCCGACCTGGGCCTCGGCCTGGTGCGCATGGAACAGCGCAGGCACCACATCGCGGAGGTCTTCACCGACAGCGACGAACAGGCGGCCCGGGAGGCCCAGGCGCAACGGGCCCCGGAGAACGGCGACGAACAGCGGAAGGAGGCGGTCGGCCATGGCGGTTGA
- a CDS encoding MerR family transcriptional regulator, with amino-acid sequence MTDEPAGAAYRIEDLAHLSGATVRTIRGYQDRGLLPRPERRGRANVYSDTHLTRLRQIAELLERGYTLASIKELLEAWDAGRGLGGVLGLVAEVDGPWTDEEAVRISRAELDERFGGEPDDAAVADAVELGVLERIPGQDDTFLVPSPQELAVAAELHEAGVPLSAISVHLRELRGQVEHIAVRFLEFTTEHVFARYLVGRPPTDADATEAAALVRRLRPLARQTVDAELARAMRLFAHRELHRRLGTDRHRPGKGKTRDVAVPEPTMTAVEGLVGAEHASEFFTLAAERELRARRLDALATKAAPSNKLDEPL; translated from the coding sequence GTGACCGACGAGCCGGCCGGCGCCGCGTACCGGATCGAGGACCTGGCGCACCTCAGTGGCGCCACGGTCCGGACGATCCGCGGCTACCAGGACCGCGGACTGCTCCCCCGTCCCGAGCGGCGCGGCCGCGCCAACGTCTACTCGGACACGCATCTGACCCGACTGCGGCAGATCGCCGAGCTGCTGGAACGCGGCTACACCCTGGCGTCCATCAAGGAGCTCCTGGAGGCCTGGGACGCGGGACGCGGACTCGGAGGCGTACTCGGACTGGTCGCCGAGGTCGACGGGCCGTGGACGGACGAGGAGGCGGTCCGTATCTCGCGGGCCGAGCTCGACGAACGGTTCGGCGGCGAGCCGGACGACGCGGCGGTGGCCGACGCCGTCGAGCTCGGAGTGCTCGAACGGATCCCGGGACAGGACGACACGTTCCTCGTACCGAGCCCCCAGGAACTGGCGGTGGCGGCCGAGCTGCACGAGGCGGGTGTCCCCCTGTCCGCGATCTCCGTCCATCTGCGGGAGTTGAGGGGCCAGGTCGAGCACATCGCCGTACGCTTCCTGGAGTTCACGACCGAGCACGTCTTCGCCCGCTATCTGGTCGGTCGTCCGCCGACCGACGCCGACGCCACCGAAGCGGCGGCCCTCGTACGACGGCTCCGGCCGCTCGCCCGGCAGACGGTGGACGCCGAACTGGCTCGGGCCATGCGGCTGTTCGCGCACCGCGAGTTGCACCGCCGGCTGGGCACGGACCGGCACCGTCCCGGTAAGGGGAAGACGCGCGACGTGGCGGTACCGGAGCCGACGATGACCGCTGTGGAAGGGCTGGTCGGCGCGGAGCACGCGTCCGAGTTCTTCACCTTGGCCGCGGAACGCGAGCTGCGCGCACGGCGTTTGGACGCACTGGCCACAAAAGCCGCGCCGTCAAACAAACTTGACGAACCGTTGTGA